In Nymphaea colorata isolate Beijing-Zhang1983 chromosome 3, ASM883128v2, whole genome shotgun sequence, a genomic segment contains:
- the LOC116250163 gene encoding quinolinate synthase, chloroplastic-like isoform X1: MKYVGTVILRILTAVFCLLFSVVLLCKEHQWSSVHRKAPYTSSVAEEKKAEFGEEESMERAALAPRGSCFAGIQKPISRTVGSNCLSPKIPQIGVPSKVSKRGSCRLVEKSATTRQRKTSDLSCLALAELPLGLPDCLDADNSSLCKLQALVSEFESLVEPLDRVKRLLHYASFLASMSDLDRVSSNRVMGCTAQVWLSARMDAGGRMRFSADSDSEITRGFCACLVHILDGAFPEEVLRMKTENLGSLNIGLPGSTNSRANTWHNVLISMQKKTKAILMAREGKPLTEPFPSLVVNADGIHAKGSYAEAQAKFLSPDESKVNELVSVLSAKKIGIVAHFYMDPEVQGVLTAAQKQWPHIHISDSLVMADSAVKMAKSGCEFITVLGVDFMSENVRAILDQAGFEKVGVYRMSDERIGCSLADAAADPAYMHFLEEASTLPPSLHVVYINTALQTKAHSHEIVPTITCTSSNVVQTILQAFSQIPDLNVWYGPDTYMGANIVELLHQMASMTDEEIAQIHPKHDKNSVHALLHRLHYYKEGACIVHDLFGTEVVERIKEGYCDAFLTAHFEVPGEMFSLAMEAKRRGMGVVGSTKNILDFITERVKEALHRNVDDHLQFVLGTESGMVTSIVAAVRKLLASQKSSANINVEIVFPVSSDSVSRTESLPSSNGLSAGDLTSLSVVPGVAAGEGCSLHGGCASCPYMKMNSLTSLLRVCHLLPDKESILSPYVASRFDGHTPTGKSVADLGCEPILHMRHFQANGQLPETLVNHILSRR; the protein is encoded by the exons ATGAAATATGTCGGTACCGTTATTCTGCGAATACTAACGGCCGTATTCTGCCTACTTTTCTCCGTGGTATTGCTTTGTAAGGAGCACCAGTGGTCCAGCGTTCACCGTAAAGCGCCGTATACAAGTTCTGTTGCAG aagaaaaaaaagcgGAGTTTGGAGAAGAAGAATCGATGGAGCGCGCTGCCTTGGCCCCGAGGGGATCGTGTTTCGCCGGAATACAGAAACCTATTTCCCGTACGGTGGGGAGCAACTGCCTGAGTCCGAAGATTCCTCAAATTGGGGTTCCCTCAAAGGTATCGAAACGTGGTTCCTGCAGGTTGGTGGAAAAAAGCGCCACCACCCGTCAGAGGAAGACCTCTGACCTTTCCTGCTTGGCCTTGGCAGAGTTACCTCTTGGGCTTCCTGATTGCTTGGACGCCGATAACTCTTCTCTGTGCAAGCTGCAAGCTCTtgtatctgaattcgaatcttTGGTTGAGCCCCTTGATCGTGTTAAGAGACTACTGCATTATGCGTCATTCTTGGCCTCCATGTCCGACTTGGACCGTGTTTCCTCGAACAGGGTTATGGGGTGCACGGCTCAGGTTTGGCTCAGTGCCAGAATGGATGCAGGTGGGAGGATGCGATTCTCGGCAGACAGCGACTCTGAGATCACTAGAGGGTTTTGTGCTTGCTTGGTTCATATCCTTGATGGTGCTTTCCCGGAAGAAGTGCTCAGGATGAAGACAGAGAATTTGGGATCGTTGAATATAGGGTTGCCTGGTAGTACAAACTCCAGGGCCAACACCTGGCACAACGTTTTGATCAGCATGCAGAAAAAGACCAAGGCAATTCTGATGGCCAGAGAAGGGAAGCCTCTTACTGAACCATTTCCTTCCTTGGTTGTGAACGCGGACGGCATTCATGCGAAAGGGAGCTATGCGGAAGCTCAG GCGAAATTCTTGTCCCCTGACGAATCAAAGGTCAATGAGCTTGTCAGTGTACTAAGCGCAAAGAAAATTGGAATTGTTGCACACTTCTACATGGATCCAGAAGTACAAGGTGTCTTAACTGCTGCGCAGAAGCAATGGCCACACATCCACATATCTGATTCATTGGTTATGGCAGACTCTGCTGTGAAGATGGCTAAAAGTGGATGTGAGTTCATCACAGTTCTTGGTGTTGATTTCATGTCTGAAAATGTTCGGGCAATCCTTGACCAAGCTGGTTTTGAAAAG GTTGGCGTTTACAGGATGTCAGATGAAAGGATTGGTTGTTCCTTAGCTGATGCTGCCGCTGACCCTGCATATATGCATTTTCTAGAGGAAGCTTCTACGTTGCCTCCTTCACTGCATGTTGTCTACATAAATACAGCATTACAGACAAAGGCACATTCCCATGAAATTGTACCAACAATCACATGTACTTCTTCCAATGTTGTACAGACTATATTGCAG GCATTTTCCCAGATTCCGGATCTGAATGTTTGGTATGGTCCTGATACCTATATGGGAGCCAATATAGTGGAGCTGTTGCATCAAATGGCTTCAATGACGGATGAAGAGATTGCCCAGATACACCCCAAACATGATAAGAACTCTGTACATGCATTATTACATCGGCTACACTATTACAAG GAAGGTGCATGCATTGTGCATGACCTATTTGGGACTGAAGTTGTAGAGAgaattaaagaaggctattgTGATGCATTCCTGACAGCTCATTTTGAAGTCCCTGGAGAAATGTTCTCTTTAGCTATGGAAGCCAAAAGAAGAGGAATGGGTGTTGTGGGCTCTACAAAAAACATACTGGACTTTATCACAGAACGTGTGAAAGAAGCTTTACACAGGAACGTGGATGATCACCTTCAATTTGTCTTGGGAACAGAGTCAGGCATGGTAACATCAATTGTGGCAGCAGTCCGTAAATTATTGGCCTCTCAGAAGTCCTCTGCAAATATCAATGTGGAGATTGTGTTTCCCGTTTCTTCAGATTCAGTGTCCAGGACAGAATCATTGCCTTCTTCAAATGGCCTAAGTGCTGGGGATCTTACTAGTTTGAGTGTTGTTCCTGGTGTGGCAGCTGGAGAGGGCTGCTCTCTTCATGGTGGTTGTGCTTCCTGCCCATACATGAAG ATGAATTCTCTTACCTCTCTCCTTAGGGTATGCCATCTTCTACCTGACAAAGAGAGTATACTGTCACCATATGTAGCAAGTCGGTTTGATGGACACACGCCTACTGGAAAATCTGTTGCAGATCTTGGCTGTGAGCCAATTTTGCACATGAGACACTTCCAG GCAAATGGGCAGCTGCCAGAAACTCTTGTCAATCATATACTCAGTCGAAGATAG
- the LOC116250163 gene encoding quinolinate synthase, chloroplastic-like isoform X2, translating to MERAALAPRGSCFAGIQKPISRTVGSNCLSPKIPQIGVPSKVSKRGSCRLVEKSATTRQRKTSDLSCLALAELPLGLPDCLDADNSSLCKLQALVSEFESLVEPLDRVKRLLHYASFLASMSDLDRVSSNRVMGCTAQVWLSARMDAGGRMRFSADSDSEITRGFCACLVHILDGAFPEEVLRMKTENLGSLNIGLPGSTNSRANTWHNVLISMQKKTKAILMAREGKPLTEPFPSLVVNADGIHAKGSYAEAQAKFLSPDESKVNELVSVLSAKKIGIVAHFYMDPEVQGVLTAAQKQWPHIHISDSLVMADSAVKMAKSGCEFITVLGVDFMSENVRAILDQAGFEKVGVYRMSDERIGCSLADAAADPAYMHFLEEASTLPPSLHVVYINTALQTKAHSHEIVPTITCTSSNVVQTILQAFSQIPDLNVWYGPDTYMGANIVELLHQMASMTDEEIAQIHPKHDKNSVHALLHRLHYYKEGACIVHDLFGTEVVERIKEGYCDAFLTAHFEVPGEMFSLAMEAKRRGMGVVGSTKNILDFITERVKEALHRNVDDHLQFVLGTESGMVTSIVAAVRKLLASQKSSANINVEIVFPVSSDSVSRTESLPSSNGLSAGDLTSLSVVPGVAAGEGCSLHGGCASCPYMKMNSLTSLLRVCHLLPDKESILSPYVASRFDGHTPTGKSVADLGCEPILHMRHFQANGQLPETLVNHILSRR from the exons ATGGAGCGCGCTGCCTTGGCCCCGAGGGGATCGTGTTTCGCCGGAATACAGAAACCTATTTCCCGTACGGTGGGGAGCAACTGCCTGAGTCCGAAGATTCCTCAAATTGGGGTTCCCTCAAAGGTATCGAAACGTGGTTCCTGCAGGTTGGTGGAAAAAAGCGCCACCACCCGTCAGAGGAAGACCTCTGACCTTTCCTGCTTGGCCTTGGCAGAGTTACCTCTTGGGCTTCCTGATTGCTTGGACGCCGATAACTCTTCTCTGTGCAAGCTGCAAGCTCTtgtatctgaattcgaatcttTGGTTGAGCCCCTTGATCGTGTTAAGAGACTACTGCATTATGCGTCATTCTTGGCCTCCATGTCCGACTTGGACCGTGTTTCCTCGAACAGGGTTATGGGGTGCACGGCTCAGGTTTGGCTCAGTGCCAGAATGGATGCAGGTGGGAGGATGCGATTCTCGGCAGACAGCGACTCTGAGATCACTAGAGGGTTTTGTGCTTGCTTGGTTCATATCCTTGATGGTGCTTTCCCGGAAGAAGTGCTCAGGATGAAGACAGAGAATTTGGGATCGTTGAATATAGGGTTGCCTGGTAGTACAAACTCCAGGGCCAACACCTGGCACAACGTTTTGATCAGCATGCAGAAAAAGACCAAGGCAATTCTGATGGCCAGAGAAGGGAAGCCTCTTACTGAACCATTTCCTTCCTTGGTTGTGAACGCGGACGGCATTCATGCGAAAGGGAGCTATGCGGAAGCTCAG GCGAAATTCTTGTCCCCTGACGAATCAAAGGTCAATGAGCTTGTCAGTGTACTAAGCGCAAAGAAAATTGGAATTGTTGCACACTTCTACATGGATCCAGAAGTACAAGGTGTCTTAACTGCTGCGCAGAAGCAATGGCCACACATCCACATATCTGATTCATTGGTTATGGCAGACTCTGCTGTGAAGATGGCTAAAAGTGGATGTGAGTTCATCACAGTTCTTGGTGTTGATTTCATGTCTGAAAATGTTCGGGCAATCCTTGACCAAGCTGGTTTTGAAAAG GTTGGCGTTTACAGGATGTCAGATGAAAGGATTGGTTGTTCCTTAGCTGATGCTGCCGCTGACCCTGCATATATGCATTTTCTAGAGGAAGCTTCTACGTTGCCTCCTTCACTGCATGTTGTCTACATAAATACAGCATTACAGACAAAGGCACATTCCCATGAAATTGTACCAACAATCACATGTACTTCTTCCAATGTTGTACAGACTATATTGCAG GCATTTTCCCAGATTCCGGATCTGAATGTTTGGTATGGTCCTGATACCTATATGGGAGCCAATATAGTGGAGCTGTTGCATCAAATGGCTTCAATGACGGATGAAGAGATTGCCCAGATACACCCCAAACATGATAAGAACTCTGTACATGCATTATTACATCGGCTACACTATTACAAG GAAGGTGCATGCATTGTGCATGACCTATTTGGGACTGAAGTTGTAGAGAgaattaaagaaggctattgTGATGCATTCCTGACAGCTCATTTTGAAGTCCCTGGAGAAATGTTCTCTTTAGCTATGGAAGCCAAAAGAAGAGGAATGGGTGTTGTGGGCTCTACAAAAAACATACTGGACTTTATCACAGAACGTGTGAAAGAAGCTTTACACAGGAACGTGGATGATCACCTTCAATTTGTCTTGGGAACAGAGTCAGGCATGGTAACATCAATTGTGGCAGCAGTCCGTAAATTATTGGCCTCTCAGAAGTCCTCTGCAAATATCAATGTGGAGATTGTGTTTCCCGTTTCTTCAGATTCAGTGTCCAGGACAGAATCATTGCCTTCTTCAAATGGCCTAAGTGCTGGGGATCTTACTAGTTTGAGTGTTGTTCCTGGTGTGGCAGCTGGAGAGGGCTGCTCTCTTCATGGTGGTTGTGCTTCCTGCCCATACATGAAG ATGAATTCTCTTACCTCTCTCCTTAGGGTATGCCATCTTCTACCTGACAAAGAGAGTATACTGTCACCATATGTAGCAAGTCGGTTTGATGGACACACGCCTACTGGAAAATCTGTTGCAGATCTTGGCTGTGAGCCAATTTTGCACATGAGACACTTCCAG GCAAATGGGCAGCTGCCAGAAACTCTTGTCAATCATATACTCAGTCGAAGATAG
- the LOC116249677 gene encoding uncharacterized protein LOC116249677: MGKKKEKKEKEAVAGGGGEGGVTKEADTPTAGGGGEREAAKEGALLLGDPTFEPMVNGRLKCVETGHEMPAGEADAYKRSKPCRLALIDIAVSLKKPPLNLFKQDPLSRSKLICTLTGDTVNKSEEHIWKHINGRRFQNKLEQEEEKRTTGKDKAATDQPQPKENGVKKGRRKKVLRDDIREPNSADMDSDADDPDFWEPPIGSRWDFDDGRDRWVSCTSSDDEENETEQANVKDDAETQDLTKRTKRMSVEVGPSSFASRKKKSRVEENKSRTN, translated from the exons atggggaagaagaaggagaagaaggagaaggaggcggtggcgggaggaggaggggaaggaggagTGACGAAGGAGGCGGATACTCCGACGGcgggtggaggaggagaaagagaagcGGCAAAAGAGGGTGCGCTGCTTTTGGGGGATCCTACCTTCGAGCCTATGGTGAATGGAAGGTTGAAGTGCGTGGAGACCGGCCACGAGATGCCCGCCGGCGAGGCCGACGCGTATAAGCGGAGCAAGCCGTGCCGGCTGGCCCTCATCGACATCGCAGTCTCTCTGAAGAAACCTCCCCTCAACCTCTTCAAGCAGGATCCTCTGTCCAG ATCAAAGTTAATTTGCACTCTAACGGGCGATACGGTCAATAAGTCGGAAGAGCATATATGGAAGCACATAAACGGAAGGAGATTCCAGAATAAATTAG aacaagaagaagaaaagcggACTACTGGAAAGGATAAGGCAGCAACTGACCAGCCACAGCCAAAAGAAAATGGTgtcaaaaaaggaagaaggaagaaggttcTCAGGGATGATATAAGAGAACCAAATTCTGCAGATATGGATAGTGATGCAGATGATCCTGACTTCTGGGAGCCTCCTATTGGAAGTCGCTGGGACTTTGATGATGGAAGAGATAGGTGGGTCTCCTGCACAAGCTCAGATGATGAGGAGAATGAAACAG AACAAGCAAATGTGAAAGATGACGCTGAAACACAGGACCTTACAAAAAG AACGAAACGCATGTCAGTTGAAGTTGGACCCAGCAGCTTTGCttcaaggaagaagaaaagtagggtggaagaaaataaatcaaGGACCAACTGA